The bacterium genome contains a region encoding:
- a CDS encoding GIY-YIG nuclease family protein, which yields MNGWMYILECADGSYYTGSTNNLELRLAQHQEGEGANHTKKRLPVKLVYFEEFQRIDEAFYREKQVQGWSRRKKEALINSQTEKLPDLSKAYRDIK from the coding sequence ATGAACGGATGGATGTATATTTTGGAATGTGCTGATGGTAGTTATTACACCGGAAGTACCAATAATCTGGAGTTAAGGTTGGCACAACACCAAGAAGGAGAAGGGGCAAACCATACCAAAAAACGACTACCCGTTAAGTTGGTTTATTTTGAAGAGTTTCAACGAATTGACGAGGCCTTTTACAGAGAGAAACAAGTACAAGGCTGGAGCAGGAGAAAAAAAGAAGCATTGATTAATTCACAAACAGAGAAGTTACCCGACTTGTCAAAAGCCTATAGAGATATTAAATGA
- a CDS encoding N-6 DNA methylase, with protein MFEQTFKNIDDILHKDAGCGSELDYVEQTSWILFLKYLDDLEKDRATAAELTGKTYTPIIDKKYQWTAWAMPKGKDGKLDYHKALTGDDLTDFVNNKLFPYLKKFKTSAESADTIEYKIGEIFSELKNRIQSGYNLREVINRIDELRFRTHAEKHEMSHLYEDKIKNMGNAGRNGGEYYTPRPLITTIVKVVDPKIGNKIYDGAVGSAGFLCEAFDYLRNSKSPSTGSGQGLSTKETEILQKRTFYGKEKKSLAYIIGIMNMILHGVEAPNIIHTNTLAENLADIQEKDRYDVVLANPPFGGKERAEVQQNFPIKTGETASLFLQHFIKILKAGGKAGVVIKNTFLSNTDNATVAIRKTLLENCNLHTVLDLPGGTFTGAGVKTVVLFFEKGKATQKVWFYQLSLDRNLGKTNPLNENDLAEFVELQKNFADSENSWTVNVKDIDQNTFDLSVKNPNKKEVVRLRSPHEILEEMKALDEESAEILKGIADLI; from the coding sequence ATGTTCGAACAAACCTTTAAAAATATAGACGATATTCTTCACAAAGACGCAGGTTGCGGCAGTGAATTGGATTATGTGGAGCAAACCTCTTGGATTTTGTTCCTTAAATATTTGGACGACTTGGAGAAAGACCGAGCCACAGCTGCTGAACTTACAGGCAAGACCTACACGCCTATCATTGATAAAAAATACCAATGGACAGCTTGGGCAATGCCAAAAGGCAAAGACGGAAAACTGGACTACCACAAAGCCCTGACAGGTGACGATCTTACCGACTTTGTAAACAACAAACTCTTTCCTTACCTGAAAAAGTTTAAGACGAGTGCCGAAAGTGCCGACACCATTGAATACAAGATTGGTGAGATTTTCAGTGAACTGAAAAACCGCATACAAAGCGGCTACAATTTGCGTGAAGTGATTAACCGCATTGACGAGTTGCGTTTCCGCACCCACGCAGAGAAGCACGAAATGAGCCATTTGTATGAAGACAAAATCAAAAATATGGGCAATGCGGGGCGAAACGGTGGCGAATACTATACCCCCCGACCGCTCATTACCACCATTGTAAAAGTGGTTGACCCTAAAATTGGCAACAAAATTTATGACGGTGCTGTTGGTAGTGCAGGATTCCTTTGCGAAGCGTTCGATTACTTGCGAAACAGCAAATCCCCTTCGACAGGCTCAGGGCAGGGACTTTCTACCAAAGAAACCGAGATACTGCAAAAACGCACCTTTTACGGCAAAGAGAAAAAATCATTGGCGTATATCATTGGCATAATGAATATGATTTTGCACGGTGTGGAAGCGCCCAACATCATACACACCAACACGCTTGCTGAAAACCTTGCCGACATACAGGAAAAAGACCGCTATGATGTGGTGCTTGCCAATCCGCCATTTGGTGGAAAGGAACGTGCCGAAGTGCAACAAAACTTCCCCATCAAAACAGGCGAAACCGCTTCGCTGTTTTTGCAGCACTTTATTAAAATTTTGAAAGCAGGTGGCAAGGCAGGTGTGGTTATTAAAAACACGTTTTTGAGCAATACCGATAATGCCACCGTTGCCATACGCAAAACCTTGTTAGAAAATTGCAATCTGCATACCGTGTTGGATTTGCCCGGTGGCACCTTTACTGGTGCAGGCGTAAAAACCGTAGTGTTGTTTTTTGAAAAAGGCAAAGCCACACAAAAGGTTTGGTTTTACCAGTTGAGCCTCGACCGCAATTTAGGAAAGACAAATCCATTGAATGAAAACGATTTGGCGGAGTTTGTGGAACTACAAAAAAACTTTGCCGATAGTGAAAACTCTTGGACGGTAAATGTGAAAGACATTGACCAAAACACTTTTGATTTGAGCGTAAAAAACCCGAATAAAAAGGAAGTGGTTCGACTGCGCTCACCACACGAGATTTTGGAAGAAATGAAAGCATTGGACGAAGAAAGTGCTGAAATACTGAAAGGAATTGCAGATTTGATATGA